The following are from one region of the bacterium genome:
- a CDS encoding BsuPI-related putative proteinase inhibitor — MNHRTTHFVLMAATLALLGCGRANLFEASENRNADPMLKANGEVTIALDVAGGLAGVQQNLTIYANGYTRFVDVQSGRGEIVASLSPEQYGELVALFLHSDFLHLDDRYMLENTADAFAYEVQFNYAGSRKRVVTDNLEAPAGLQAIIARLSELIRELTDKSLTLELTLDRAELQHGESVTLTLLAANQTRNTLRLHTGGQKFDFFAYPAAVLSPVPPSGLHGAEPVWRWAADKAFIAIVEEIALAPGERLQYSVVWEGKANSGELLEGTYYVGARLTASPGGSTALHELRITKR; from the coding sequence ATGAATCACCGCACAACTCACTTCGTGCTGATGGCCGCGACGCTGGCACTGTTGGGCTGCGGCCGCGCCAACTTGTTCGAGGCGAGTGAAAATCGGAATGCGGATCCGATGCTGAAGGCCAATGGCGAAGTGACCATTGCGCTGGATGTCGCCGGCGGCCTCGCCGGCGTTCAGCAAAATCTCACCATTTACGCCAACGGCTACACGCGCTTTGTCGATGTTCAAAGCGGCCGAGGCGAAATCGTTGCCAGCCTCAGTCCGGAGCAATACGGCGAGCTGGTCGCCCTCTTTCTGCATTCAGATTTTCTGCATCTCGACGATCGCTACATGCTGGAGAATACCGCCGACGCGTTTGCTTACGAGGTTCAGTTCAACTATGCCGGCAGCCGCAAGCGCGTCGTCACCGACAACCTGGAGGCGCCGGCCGGCTTGCAGGCGATCATCGCCCGGCTGTCGGAATTGATTCGGGAACTCACCGATAAATCGCTGACGCTCGAGCTGACGCTGGATCGCGCCGAATTGCAGCACGGCGAAAGCGTTACGCTCACGCTGCTCGCCGCCAATCAAACGCGCAACACTTTGCGGCTCCATACCGGCGGCCAGAAATTCGACTTCTTCGCCTATCCGGCGGCAGTGCTCAGTCCTGTGCCGCCGTCAGGCCTGCACGGCGCAGAGCCGGTGTGGCGCTGGGCTGCGGACAAAGCCTTCATCGCCATCGTGGAAGAGATTGCGCTGGCCCCCGGCGAGAGGCTGCAGTACAGTGTCGTATGGGAGGGCAAAGCCAATTCCGGTGAGCTGTTGGAGGGAACGTACTACGTGGGCGCGCGCCTGACCGCCTCGCCCGGCGGCAGCACTGCGCTGCACGAACTGAGAATCACGAAACGCTGA
- a CDS encoding cohesin domain-containing protein, translating to MTAFARAPQADDAAGIGPAQTLAGCDPRACPEEAVFPVPQGGQRGAPIIAKRGETVCVDIRLEQNPLMVNAYGYTVQFDPTRLTLQSTQRGPLVQHFMASDCNQTQPGMLSCSGFSGLGIPANSSGVLVTLCFVAIGPSPAAADTSIITVSNLADDLEGMAGCCNYLITRNPQPGACDGPAIGIAAPGAAFNAPIRTKPDDLVEVEVRLRGFTQPVDAFGFNINYPAARLTFVRAVRGELLTGFFAAQCQPIGEGLLACSGSNNVAIPAQRDGVLFRLYFTAACAIGDTSHLTITALAHDAAGASGCRNSVICTGCDLLDCSGPALYLAPSGGAAGGLLTEQRGDTLLLDVRVKQNPKSIAAFGHRLQYDPAHLKFVDAGPGNLSSSFVAATARQLQPGTLICAGFGTTAIPANSDGALLKLRFAVTASAGDSSALKLTDLTDDLAGLNVCCSYFLGAPCEHDGDVNSNKRLTAGDAFCAFETYLNGGILPASCDLPEFQCELIAADVNCDNTITARDALAIFTRGLQALPPAECFARGALGKAAGIAHLRLTQGPGGEGQLRLRLELAAAQPFEAFGLLLQYPVRDLQFVSVERTTATADWVGLDGSQYLPGMIVIGGFHVEPLASAAPVAILDVLFRTHGAAIDNNTFAVSHLTDDLQSAQVSFDLGESETAAAPRQFRLYQNFPNPVPRQSLAQGTVIRYDLPGRLASGSEPAPVEVTIFNLQGQVVRRLFAGTQPPGVYRLVWDGRSDAGAYVPTGTYQYRVKAGEFTASKRLVVVK from the coding sequence TTGACTGCCTTCGCGCGTGCACCGCAAGCGGATGACGCCGCCGGTATTGGTCCCGCGCAAACTCTGGCCGGCTGTGATCCGCGCGCCTGTCCGGAGGAGGCTGTCTTTCCCGTGCCGCAAGGCGGCCAGCGCGGCGCGCCGATCATCGCCAAACGCGGCGAAACCGTGTGTGTCGATATTCGCCTGGAACAGAACCCGCTGATGGTGAATGCTTATGGCTATACTGTACAATTCGATCCCACCCGCCTGACTCTGCAGAGCACCCAGCGCGGACCGCTGGTGCAACACTTCATGGCTTCCGATTGCAACCAGACGCAGCCCGGCATGTTGTCGTGTTCCGGATTCAGCGGCCTCGGCATTCCCGCCAACAGCTCGGGCGTGCTGGTTACGCTGTGTTTTGTGGCGATTGGACCATCCCCGGCAGCAGCGGACACCTCGATCATCACGGTGAGCAATCTCGCGGACGATCTGGAAGGCATGGCAGGCTGCTGCAATTATCTGATTACCAGGAATCCACAACCCGGCGCGTGTGACGGCCCGGCGATTGGGATCGCCGCGCCCGGTGCAGCGTTCAATGCGCCCATTCGCACCAAGCCGGATGATCTGGTGGAAGTCGAAGTTCGGCTGCGCGGTTTCACCCAGCCGGTTGATGCTTTTGGTTTCAATATCAACTACCCGGCGGCACGACTCACTTTCGTGCGCGCCGTGCGCGGCGAGTTGCTCACCGGCTTCTTTGCCGCGCAATGCCAGCCGATCGGCGAGGGCCTGCTGGCGTGCAGCGGCAGCAACAACGTCGCGATTCCCGCACAACGCGACGGTGTGCTGTTCCGCCTCTACTTCACGGCGGCATGCGCGATCGGTGACACCAGCCATCTCACCATCACTGCACTCGCCCACGACGCCGCCGGCGCGAGCGGCTGCCGCAACAGCGTGATTTGCACCGGCTGTGATCTGCTGGATTGCAGCGGTCCCGCGCTTTACCTTGCGCCCAGCGGTGGCGCGGCCGGTGGGCTTCTGACTGAGCAACGCGGAGACACGCTCCTGCTCGATGTTCGCGTCAAGCAAAATCCAAAATCGATTGCCGCCTTCGGCCATCGCCTGCAGTATGATCCTGCGCATCTCAAGTTCGTGGACGCCGGACCCGGCAATCTGTCTTCCTCATTTGTGGCGGCGACTGCGCGCCAGTTACAGCCCGGCACGCTGATCTGCGCCGGCTTCGGCACCACAGCGATTCCGGCCAACAGCGACGGTGCGCTGCTCAAGCTGCGTTTCGCTGTCACCGCCAGCGCCGGCGATTCCAGTGCCCTCAAGCTCACGGATCTGACCGACGATCTTGCCGGCCTCAATGTTTGTTGCAGCTATTTTCTCGGTGCGCCCTGCGAGCATGACGGTGACGTGAACAGCAACAAACGCCTCACCGCCGGCGATGCCTTCTGCGCCTTTGAAACCTACTTGAACGGCGGGATTCTGCCGGCCAGTTGTGATCTGCCGGAGTTTCAATGTGAATTGATTGCGGCGGATGTGAATTGCGACAACACCATCACCGCCCGCGACGCGCTCGCCATCTTTACGCGCGGCCTGCAGGCATTGCCGCCCGCCGAATGTTTTGCGCGCGGCGCTCTCGGCAAAGCTGCCGGCATCGCGCACCTGCGCCTGACCCAAGGCCCGGGCGGTGAAGGGCAACTGCGGCTGCGCCTCGAGCTGGCCGCGGCGCAACCTTTCGAAGCATTTGGATTGCTGCTGCAGTATCCGGTGCGCGATCTGCAGTTTGTGAGCGTGGAGCGTACCACTGCCACTGCCGATTGGGTCGGACTCGACGGCAGCCAGTATTTGCCGGGAATGATCGTGATCGGCGGTTTTCACGTCGAGCCGCTGGCCTCGGCCGCACCGGTCGCCATTCTCGACGTGCTGTTTCGCACCCACGGCGCTGCAATCGACAACAACACCTTTGCCGTTTCGCATCTCACTGACGATTTGCAGAGCGCGCAAGTCAGCTTTGATCTCGGCGAAAGTGAAACCGCCGCGGCGCCGCGCCAATTCCGGCTTTATCAAAACTTTCCCAATCCCGTTCCGCGACAGAGCCTGGCGCAAGGCACGGTCATTCGCTATGATTTGCCCGGCCGCCTGGCTTCCGGGAGCGAACCCGCGCCGGTGGAAGTGACGATTTTCAATCTGCAGGGCCAGGTCGTGCGCCGCTTGTTTGCCGGAACGCAACCTCCGGGTGTGTACCGCCTGGTTTGGGATGGCAGAAGTGATGCCGGCGCGTATGTGCCCACCGGAACCTATCAGTATCGCGTGAAGGCCGGAGAATTCACTGCAAGCAAGCGGCTGGTTGTGGTCAAGTAA
- a CDS encoding DUF6174 domain-containing protein: protein MKRIAALAAIILLPLACEHADALLLEGGSPSGARARWQALQWQNYSFEQQRQSAWGSQWCRIMVPGKQVTEVLGLNGERLPLTGDIRSIDQIFEWLEELRKQKPDYLAVEYHPRYGHPTKITLNPNCRNTDDELSLSLEHAQAEP, encoded by the coding sequence ATGAAAAGGATCGCTGCCTTGGCCGCCATCATTCTGCTGCCGCTGGCGTGTGAACACGCCGACGCGCTCTTGCTGGAAGGCGGCAGCCCGTCCGGCGCACGTGCGCGTTGGCAGGCGCTGCAGTGGCAGAACTACAGCTTCGAGCAACAACGCCAAAGTGCCTGGGGCTCACAATGGTGCAGGATCATGGTCCCAGGCAAACAGGTGACGGAAGTGCTCGGGCTGAACGGCGAGCGGCTGCCCTTGACCGGCGACATTCGAAGCATCGACCAGATCTTCGAGTGGCTGGAGGAACTGCGCAAGCAGAAGCCGGACTATCTCGCGGTCGAATATCATCCGCGCTACGGCCATCCCACGAAGATCACGCTTAATCCCAACTGCCGCAACACAGACGATGAGCTCTCGCTCAGCCTCGAGCATGCACAAGCAGAGCCATGA
- the pyrH gene encoding UMP kinase has protein sequence MKSEEAVRPAARAPIATERPAFKRVLLKLSGEALMGSQGHGIDSQVIESIALEIKAVQALGVEIAIVVGGGNIFRGLSTRARGMDRVQADNMGMLATVINGLALQDCLERVGVFTRVQTAIRMEQIAEPFIRRRAIRHLEKGRVVIFAAGTGNPYFTTDTAASLRAIEIQADAILKGTKVDGVYDSDPLVNRQARKFDQLSYIEIVKRGLKVMDITAVTLCMDNRVPIVVFNLTQPGNFKRVILGERIGTTVSPDAISQTSA, from the coding sequence ATGAAATCCGAAGAAGCTGTGCGACCGGCCGCCCGTGCGCCGATCGCGACAGAGCGACCGGCCTTCAAACGCGTGCTGTTGAAACTCAGCGGCGAAGCGCTGATGGGCAGCCAGGGGCATGGCATCGATTCACAGGTGATCGAATCCATCGCGCTGGAGATCAAGGCGGTGCAAGCGCTCGGCGTTGAAATCGCGATCGTGGTGGGCGGCGGCAACATTTTTCGCGGCCTCTCCACCCGCGCGCGCGGCATGGATCGTGTGCAGGCCGACAATATGGGCATGCTCGCCACCGTGATCAACGGCCTGGCGCTGCAGGATTGCCTGGAGCGCGTCGGCGTTTTCACTCGCGTGCAGACCGCCATCCGCATGGAGCAAATTGCCGAGCCTTTCATCCGCCGGCGGGCCATCCGCCATCTCGAAAAAGGCCGGGTGGTCATCTTCGCCGCCGGCACCGGCAATCCCTATTTCACCACCGACACCGCCGCCTCGCTGCGCGCGATCGAGATTCAAGCCGATGCCATACTCAAAGGCACAAAGGTCGACGGCGTTTACGACTCAGATCCGCTCGTCAATCGGCAGGCGAGAAAATTCGATCAGCTCAGTTATATCGAAATCGTCAAGCGCGGCTTGAAGGTGATGGACATCACGGCGGTGACACTGTGCATGGACAACCGCGTGCCCATTGTAGTGTTCAACCTGACCCAGCCGGGAAATTTCAAACGCGTGATTCTGGGGGAGCGCATCGGCACCACGGTTTCCCCAGACGCCATTTCGCAAACCAGTGCATAG
- the frr gene encoding ribosome recycling factor produces the protein MAHKITKDAETRMDKAVESTRSELSKIRSGKASPALLDSVRVSYYGSAVPLSKVANINTPEPRLITIQPWEKSLIGEIEKAIQKSDLGLNPQNDGNVIRVPIPPLNEERRQDLIRLCRKLAEEGRVAVRNVRRDAIEHLKKEKKDGTISEDEEKKLEKEAQRLTDAHAAKIDEILKKKEAEIMEV, from the coding sequence ATGGCACATAAAATCACCAAAGACGCAGAAACACGGATGGACAAAGCCGTGGAAAGCACGCGCAGCGAGTTGAGCAAAATCCGCTCGGGCAAAGCCTCGCCCGCCCTGCTCGACAGCGTCCGGGTTTCGTACTACGGTTCGGCAGTCCCGCTCAGCAAGGTCGCCAATATCAACACGCCGGAGCCGCGGTTGATCACGATTCAGCCCTGGGAGAAAAGCCTGATCGGTGAAATCGAAAAAGCGATTCAGAAGTCCGATTTGGGGCTGAATCCGCAGAATGACGGCAATGTCATCCGCGTCCCCATTCCCCCGCTCAACGAAGAACGCCGGCAGGATTTGATCCGGCTGTGCCGAAAGCTCGCCGAGGAAGGCCGGGTGGCCGTGCGCAACGTGCGCCGCGACGCCATCGAACATCTCAAAAAGGAGAAAAAGGACGGCACCATCTCGGAGGACGAGGAGAAGAAACTGGAGAAAGAGGCGCAACGCCTGACCGATGCGCATGCCGCCAAGATCGATGAAATTCTCAAAAAGAAAGAAGCGGAAATCATGGAAGTCTAG
- the rpsB gene encoding 30S ribosomal protein S2 has product MNVTLQDLLVAGTHFGHLTRRWNPKMRKYIFMERNGIHIIDLKKSLESLQLGMQSLGQIVRGGDKVLFVGTKKQAKDVIKDAAERCNMYYVTERWLGGMLTNFSTIKKSIKRLKNIEKMSTDGTYDKITKKEILSLEREREKLEKVLGGIREMTRLPGALFVVDVRKEAIAVAEANKLGIPVAAIVDTNCDPSPIAYPIPGNDDAFKSISLISRAISDAVLEAQSGLQKEMISAEEESDEETFKKRMDEREFAEEEGVEA; this is encoded by the coding sequence ATGAATGTCACCTTGCAAGATTTGCTGGTTGCCGGAACGCACTTCGGCCACCTGACCCGCCGTTGGAATCCGAAAATGCGAAAGTACATTTTCATGGAGCGCAACGGCATTCACATTATCGACCTGAAGAAGAGCCTGGAGTCCCTGCAGCTCGGCATGCAGTCGCTGGGGCAGATCGTGCGGGGCGGCGACAAGGTCTTGTTCGTCGGCACGAAAAAGCAGGCGAAGGACGTCATCAAAGACGCCGCGGAGCGCTGCAACATGTACTACGTCACCGAGCGCTGGCTGGGCGGCATGTTGACCAACTTTAGCACGATCAAAAAAAGCATCAAGCGGCTCAAGAATATCGAAAAAATGAGTACCGACGGCACCTATGACAAAATCACCAAGAAAGAGATTCTGTCGTTGGAGCGCGAGCGCGAGAAACTCGAAAAAGTGCTGGGCGGCATCCGCGAGATGACGCGGCTGCCTGGGGCGCTGTTTGTCGTCGATGTGCGCAAGGAAGCGATTGCCGTGGCGGAGGCCAACAAGCTCGGCATTCCGGTGGCCGCGATCGTCGATACCAATTGTGATCCGTCCCCCATTGCCTACCCCATTCCCGGCAACGATGACGCCTTCAAATCCATCAGCCTGATCTCTCGGGCGATTTCCGATGCGGTGCTGGAAGCGCAAAGCGGCCTGCAGAAAGAGATGATCAGCGCAGAGGAAGAAAGCGACGAGGAGACCTTCAAGAAGCGGATGGATGAGCGCGAATTCGCCGAAGAAGAAGGCGTGGAAGCGTGA
- the rplM gene encoding 50S ribosomal protein L13, which yields MKTYMPKKGEVAQKWLLVDAKGKVLGRLASQIAHLLRGKHKPQYAPHVDVGDYVVVINADQVILTGKKASIKTYTHFTGYPGGLRQESFTSLLKRQPARVIERAVKGMLPHNTLGHQQFLKMKVYAGGKHPHAAQKPEPIELN from the coding sequence GTGAAGACGTACATGCCGAAAAAGGGTGAAGTCGCACAAAAGTGGCTTTTGGTTGATGCCAAAGGCAAGGTCTTGGGGCGGCTCGCCAGCCAGATTGCGCATCTCCTGCGCGGCAAACACAAGCCGCAGTATGCGCCTCACGTCGATGTTGGCGATTATGTGGTCGTGATCAATGCCGACCAGGTCATTTTGACCGGCAAGAAGGCGTCGATCAAGACCTACACGCACTTTACCGGCTATCCCGGCGGCCTTCGGCAGGAGAGCTTCACCAGCTTACTGAAGCGTCAGCCGGCGCGTGTGATCGAGCGGGCAGTGAAGGGCATGCTGCCGCACAACACCCTGGGCCATCAACAATTTCTCAAGATGAAAGTTTACGCCGGCGGCAAGCATCCGCATGCGGCACAGAAACCCGAGCCTATCGAGCTCAATTAG
- a CDS encoding DUF2007 domain-containing protein, with the protein MFCPNCEAEYVAGIFLCSDCNLPLVSELPEKPAPSAAIPYVRVLATFNSADLIVIQSLLEDAGLDYHIEGENFHYLGFPLVESVKLHVRADQAETAHALLADLDLRGWAISADPEGDDEFDTRE; encoded by the coding sequence ATGTTTTGTCCCAATTGCGAAGCAGAATATGTTGCAGGCATCTTCCTCTGCTCGGACTGCAATCTGCCACTGGTCTCCGAGCTTCCCGAAAAACCCGCGCCTTCGGCGGCAATTCCATACGTGCGCGTGCTCGCCACCTTCAATTCCGCTGATTTGATCGTCATCCAATCCCTGCTCGAGGATGCGGGTCTGGATTATCACATCGAAGGGGAAAACTTCCACTACCTCGGCTTTCCGCTGGTGGAATCCGTCAAGCTGCATGTGCGTGCCGATCAGGCCGAAACCGCACACGCCTTGCTCGCGGACTTGGATTTGCGCGGCTGGGCCATCTCTGCCGATCCGGAGGGCGATGATGAATTTGACACCCGCGAATGA
- a CDS encoding LuxR C-terminal-related transcriptional regulator, producing MKSVRIRVHPWPSHSVIVGPFAVLVAILEGRELEVLRLLARGDNSKTIALHPKIFAKTVDTHRRNLMR from the coding sequence ATGAAATCCGTGAGAATCCGTGTTCATCCGTGGCCCAGTCATTCGGTTATTGTGGGGCCGTTTGCTGTGCTGGTCGCAATTCTCGAGGGCCGGGAGCTGGAGGTATTGCGGTTGCTTGCTCGGGGAGATAACTCCAAAACCATCGCCCTTCACCCCAAAATCTTCGCCAAAACCGTGGACACGCACCGCCGCAACCTCATGCGGTAG
- the rpsI gene encoding 30S ribosomal protein S9, which translates to MKTVAFIAVGRRKHSQARVRLLPGSGNIVVNKKPLLDYFKRETLKMIIEQPLQATETMGKFDIHANVDGGGLAGQAGALRMGIARALLQAGEYRKTLKVAGFLTRDSRMKERKKYGQKGARKRFQFSKR; encoded by the coding sequence ATGAAAACCGTTGCATTCATCGCCGTGGGGCGGCGCAAGCATTCTCAAGCGCGAGTTCGGCTGCTGCCGGGTTCGGGCAACATCGTTGTCAACAAAAAACCCCTGCTGGATTACTTCAAGCGTGAAACCTTGAAGATGATTATCGAGCAGCCGCTGCAGGCCACGGAAACCATGGGCAAATTCGACATCCATGCCAATGTGGACGGCGGTGGCCTCGCGGGTCAAGCCGGCGCCCTGCGCATGGGCATCGCTCGCGCCTTGCTGCAGGCCGGGGAATATCGCAAAACCCTCAAGGTCGCCGGTTTTCTCACCCGCGATTCGCGCATGAAAGAGCGCAAGAAATACGGCCAGAAGGGTGCACGCAAGCGTTTCCAATTCTCGAAGCGTTAG
- the tsf gene encoding translation elongation factor Ts, whose protein sequence is MAVSAEVVKQLREQTGAGIMDCKHALAESGGDMEKAIEWLRKKGAATAEKKMGRATNEGMIEAYVHPGSRLGVLVEVNCETDFVAKTEAFRTLVRDIAMQIAASHPKVVSREQMPAELIEKEMEIYRSQAQNEKKPANVVERIAQGKLEKFYQDNVLIEQSFIKDPNRTISQVITETIAKLGENISVRRFVRFQLGE, encoded by the coding sequence ATGGCTGTCTCTGCTGAAGTTGTCAAACAACTGCGCGAACAAACCGGCGCCGGCATCATGGACTGCAAGCATGCCCTGGCCGAAAGCGGCGGTGATATGGAAAAGGCCATCGAGTGGTTGCGCAAGAAGGGCGCGGCGACCGCCGAGAAGAAAATGGGCCGGGCCACCAATGAAGGCATGATCGAAGCCTACGTCCACCCCGGCAGCCGGCTGGGCGTGCTGGTCGAGGTGAACTGCGAAACCGACTTCGTGGCGAAGACGGAGGCATTCCGCACCCTGGTGCGTGATATTGCCATGCAGATTGCGGCCTCTCATCCCAAGGTGGTCTCGCGCGAGCAAATGCCCGCCGAGCTGATCGAGAAGGAGATGGAGATCTACCGCTCGCAGGCGCAGAATGAAAAGAAGCCCGCCAACGTGGTCGAGCGCATCGCCCAGGGCAAGCTCGAAAAATTCTACCAGGACAACGTGCTGATCGAGCAAAGCTTCATCAAGGATCCCAATCGCACGATCAGCCAGGTGATCACCGAGACCATCGCCAAACTCGGTGAGAATATCAGCGTTCGCCGCTTCGTGCGTTTTCAGCTCGGCGAATGA
- a CDS encoding 1-phosphofructokinase family hexose kinase has product MILTITPNPMLDKTLWVPRLEHGLTHRAGRLAEITGGKGLNVSRALLSLGETTLATGFLGGHTGAAIRHLLDAEKIPHAFIEIAATTRTGFTVTETENNRHTAVFEPGHHLQAAEVEALLAFVQQMLPQCRALALCGSMPCPGFDHMYADLIHLAAARHVPVFLDSYHAPLRLGLAAGPQFLKPNRDELLATLGLDMRAAAHHRQALRLLAESGATHIFVTDAERPVHLLAQGIHYLAVPPAITCVNPLGSGDALVAAFLYGWLRQMPEEELLCFAIAAGSVNAGNPLPGYANLEEITALAPRVRLERI; this is encoded by the coding sequence ATGATCCTGACAATCACCCCGAATCCCATGCTGGACAAAACGCTGTGGGTTCCGCGCTTGGAGCACGGCCTCACCCATCGCGCCGGCCGGCTGGCTGAAATCACGGGCGGCAAGGGCCTCAACGTTTCGCGCGCGCTGCTCAGTCTGGGAGAAACCACGCTGGCCACGGGATTCCTGGGTGGGCATACGGGCGCGGCCATCCGCCATTTATTGGATGCCGAGAAAATTCCGCATGCGTTCATCGAAATTGCCGCCACCACACGCACCGGCTTCACGGTAACGGAAACGGAAAACAACCGGCACACCGCAGTATTCGAGCCGGGCCATCATTTGCAGGCGGCGGAGGTCGAGGCCCTGCTTGCTTTCGTGCAGCAAATGTTGCCACAGTGCCGCGCCCTCGCGCTCTGCGGCAGCATGCCGTGCCCCGGCTTCGATCACATGTACGCCGATTTGATTCATCTCGCGGCCGCCCGCCATGTGCCGGTGTTTCTCGACAGCTATCATGCCCCGCTGCGATTGGGCTTGGCAGCCGGCCCACAATTCTTGAAGCCGAATCGCGATGAGCTGCTCGCGACTCTCGGCCTGGACATGCGCGCGGCGGCGCATCATCGCCAGGCGCTGCGCCTGTTGGCGGAATCGGGCGCGACACACATCTTCGTCACCGACGCGGAGCGGCCGGTTCACCTGCTGGCCCAGGGCATTCACTATCTCGCAGTGCCGCCCGCGATCACCTGCGTCAACCCACTCGGCAGCGGCGATGCACTGGTGGCGGCATTTCTCTACGGCTGGCTGCGACAAATGCCGGAGGAAGAATTGCTGTGCTTCGCGATCGCGGCGGGCAGCGTGAATGCCGGCAATCCGCTGCCGGGCTATGCCAATCTCGAGGAGATTACCGCGCTTGCGCCTCGGGTTCGCCTGGAACGCATTTGA
- the selA gene encoding L-seryl-tRNA(Sec) selenium transferase — protein MSNETTGVPALRYLPAVDRIVQHERLQTERTRLSPELLTACARRAVAALRREWQQAAPTQINEAMALDLALERTAAQAALLFVPRLKRVVNGTGIILHTGLGRAVLSTAAVQALPEILAGYCNLEIDLATGKRGDRRQHVEDLLCALTAAEAACVVNNNAAAVLLTLNTIAERKEVLLSRGQMVEIGGSFRMPEVVKKSGAKLVEVGTTNKTKLQDYAEAITPKTAAILVAHPSNYRILGFTGEVELRELVELARRHNLVVVHDLGGGVLVDLRIWGLPYEPVVSESIRTGVHLATFSGDKVLGGPQCGLIVGERKLVERVKKNPLMRALRCDKLTLALLESTLRLFLHPESLAVRHRVIEMMVEELSLVQQRAQRLYGGILAVCGERLLVEIQETESEAGSGALPIARIPSCAVTVRSRELSAAKLARALRLGPTPVVGYVRDDRVWLDARTIHEDEIEVIVNNFRSLNPGEQAAAVKSRYPE, from the coding sequence TTGTCGAACGAAACCACCGGCGTGCCGGCATTGCGTTATCTGCCGGCGGTCGATAGAATTGTGCAGCATGAACGCCTGCAAACGGAGCGCACGCGCCTTTCACCGGAATTGCTGACCGCGTGCGCGCGGCGCGCGGTTGCGGCCCTGCGGCGGGAATGGCAGCAGGCAGCGCCAACGCAGATTAATGAAGCCATGGCGCTCGACCTGGCGCTGGAGCGCACGGCGGCGCAGGCGGCCCTGCTGTTTGTGCCGCGTTTGAAGCGCGTCGTCAACGGCACCGGCATAATTCTCCACACCGGCTTGGGGCGCGCGGTGTTGTCAACGGCGGCGGTGCAGGCGCTGCCAGAGATTTTGGCCGGTTACTGCAATTTGGAGATCGATCTCGCAACCGGCAAGCGCGGCGACCGGCGACAACATGTAGAGGATCTGCTGTGCGCCTTGACCGCCGCCGAAGCCGCTTGCGTTGTCAACAACAATGCGGCGGCGGTATTGCTCACGCTCAATACGATCGCGGAGAGAAAGGAAGTCTTGCTCTCGCGCGGCCAAATGGTGGAGATCGGCGGCTCGTTTCGCATGCCGGAAGTGGTGAAAAAGAGCGGCGCCAAATTGGTCGAAGTCGGCACCACCAATAAGACCAAGCTGCAGGATTATGCCGAGGCCATCACGCCCAAGACCGCCGCCATCTTGGTGGCGCATCCGAGCAACTACCGCATTCTCGGCTTTACCGGCGAGGTCGAGTTACGTGAGTTGGTGGAATTGGCGCGGCGGCACAATTTGGTGGTGGTGCATGATCTCGGCGGCGGCGTTTTGGTTGATTTGCGCATCTGGGGATTGCCCTATGAACCGGTGGTATCAGAGAGCATACGCACCGGCGTTCACCTGGCGACTTTCAGCGGGGACAAGGTACTGGGTGGTCCGCAATGCGGCTTAATCGTGGGCGAGCGCAAGCTGGTGGAGCGCGTCAAAAAGAATCCTCTCATGCGCGCGCTGCGGTGCGACAAACTGACCCTGGCTTTGCTCGAGAGTACGTTGCGTTTGTTCCTCCATCCGGAAAGCCTGGCTGTGCGACACCGTGTCATCGAGATGATGGTGGAAGAACTGTCGTTGGTGCAGCAGCGGGCGCAGCGCCTGTACGGCGGAATTCTTGCCGTCTGCGGCGAGCGGTTGCTTGTGGAGATTCAAGAGACGGAAAGCGAGGCCGGCAGCGGTGCATTGCCCATCGCGAGAATCCCAAGCTGTGCCGTGACCGTGCGCAGCCGTGAGTTGTCAGCCGCGAAGCTGGCGAGAGCCTTGCGGCTGGGGCCGACGCCGGTTGTGGGTTATGTGCGGGATGATCGCGTTTGGCTGGATGCCCGCACGATCCACGAGGATGAGATCGAGGTGATCGTCAATAATTTCAGAAGTCTAAATCCGGGTGAGCAAGCCGCCGCGGTGAAGTCACGGTATCCTGAATAA